The following proteins are co-located in the Besnoitia besnoiti strain Bb-Ger1 chromosome Unknown contig00007, whole genome shotgun sequence genome:
- a CDS encoding uncharacterized protein (encoded by transcript BESB_072020) gives MKRAVFSTLVLSLGVVAAPPLVRASESTPTSESEVEQLLGEDAEVLEQLSTGFSAETMAALFSSLGIHLDTDITDAVKVAEGQIDLSKFASEFFEKMHTALTSNKALQEFLGQMEGPEDLRDLFEKLKRLTKEGGSDPEQVEEILLEARDATEGEAGSVNTTVDA, from the exons ATGAAGCGCGCGGTTTTTTCCACTCTTGTTCTGAGCCTGGGTGTCGTCGCGGCCCCTCCCCTCGTTA GAGCCTCCGAGTCGACCCCCACCAGTGAGAGTGAAGTGGAACAGTTGCTGGGCGAGGACGCTGAAGTCCTTGAACAGCTGTCGACGGGCTTCAGCGCGGAGACCATGGCCGCACTCTTCTCTAGTCTGGGAATCCACCTCGACACAGACATTACTGACGCAGTCAAGGTCGCTGAGGGACAGATCGACCTGAGCAAGTTTGCTTCAGAGTTTTTCGAGAAAATGCATACAGCGCTGACCAGCAACAAGGCTCTGCAGGAGTTCCTCGGGCAGATGGAAGGCCCGGAAGACCTCAGGGATCTGTTCGAAAAGTTGAAGCGCTTGACCAAGGAGGGAGGTTCTGATCCCGAACAGGTGGAGGAAATCTTGCTGGAAGCGAGGGATGCCACTGAGGGCGAGGCCGGATCTGTCAATACGACTGTTGACGCCTAA